A window of Littorina saxatilis isolate snail1 linkage group LG7, US_GU_Lsax_2.0, whole genome shotgun sequence contains these coding sequences:
- the LOC138970197 gene encoding uncharacterized protein yields the protein MTSRESPTYVPSFAYGPSVMHPPMQTQQYDHAASFAPDTDYTQHGFQEAPVTSPSDYYGQDAYLPQMQGQPALSEGSALARTLAEALLINRLPTQEPTTFSGDPLTYPLWRSSFTLLIERQGVSAEEKLLYLEKYLDGPAKDAVKGLFLIRDAQAYQQALQTLEERFGSSFVVARAFREKLDAWPVIKPKDGQALRAFSDFLGQCLVASRVIGQLQNLEDQAYHKTLMSKLPDWLVRNWVRKVNKTKNEKKRYPTFEELSAFIKTEADILCEPLFSSSKSAASSTSQTASSAVPKKTSYSTDCSTTSACQECDRCQHHAKTVLSTNCDEVCPFCTVRFPTSSSSHPLLRCQRFDEIPVEDRKHFMYETSLCFSCARKTDHRSVDCTTRAICDKCQGPHLTMLHGAPSYRKKFPNQQRNARGPPDSSRFVCISQDARVSASGSAFATTNKSDRPVRATMIVPVRVSTKENPTVEHTTYALLDTMSCISFVTESLSDKLNTHSEPASLRLNTMTSQNTHIECQRVTGLCVKALNSNVSHNMKTLYTTDHLTNDTENIPTSETARNIKHLSHIASEIPPLLEGCTPGLLIGYDHAELFMPERVIKGDPYAVLTPLGWTILGQVSPKQSVHDVMHVSLTEQYCLSEYEDVVVLRDEAVCRADWPLGLVTEVRPSDDGLVRTCKLKTVKVTSKTSHSTFYYWRPISKLTVLVKADPDTQ from the exons ATGACCTCCCGAGAGTCTCCGACCTATGTGCCAAGCTTTGCATATGGGCCTTCTGTCATGCATCCTCCCATGCAAACACAGCAATATGACCACGCTGCAAGCTTTGCTCCTGACACTGactacacacagcatggttttcaAGAGGCTCCGGTCACGAGCCCTTCAGACTACTACGGGCAAGATGCATACCTTCCTCAGATGCAAGGCCAACCAGCGCTCTCCGAGGGTTCTGCCCTAGCTCGTACTCTAGCTGAGGCTCTCCTGATCAACAGGTTACCGACGCAGGAGCCCACTACGTTTTCAGGAGATCCTTTGACGTACCCTCTCTGGAGGTCCTCATTCACTCTTTTGATTGAGCGGCAGGGCGTTTCTGCAGAGGAAAAGCTCCTCTACTTGGAGAAGTACTTGGACGGTCCGGCGAAGGATGCGGTCAAGGGACTCTTTCTGATCAGGGATGCCCAGGCCTATCAGCAGGCCCTTCAGACGCTGGAGGAAAGATTCGGCAGTTCTTTCGTCGTTGCCAGAGCCTTCCGAGAGAAACTAGATGCATGGCCGGTAATCAAACCCAAAGATGGACAAGCCCTCCGTGCCTTCTCGGACTTTCTTGGACAATGCCTTGTGGCGAGCCGAGTGATAGGCCAGCTACAGAATCTGGAAGACCAAGCCTATCACAAGACACTCATGAGCAAGCTTCCAGATTGGTTGGTGAGAAACTGGGTGCGGAAAGTAAACAAGACCAAGAACGAGAAGAAACGCTACCCTACCTTTGAGGAGTTGTCAGCTTTCatcaagacagaggcagacatcctTTGTGAGCCCCTTTTCTCCTCCAGCAAATCTGCCGCCTCTTCCACCTCACAGACCGCCAGTTCAGCAGTCCCCAAGAAAACATCGTACAGTACGGATTGTTCTACTACATCTGCATGTCAAGAGTGTGACAGATGTCAGCACCACGCTAAAACTGTCCTGAGTACGAACTGCGACGAAGTCTGTCCCTTTTGTACCGTTCGTTTTCCGACCAGctcttcttctcatcctctACTCAGATGCCAGAGGTTCGATGAGATTCCCGTTGAGGACAGGAAACACTTCATGTACGAAACGTCCTTGTGTTTCTCCTGTGCCAGAAAGACTGACCATAGAAGTGTAGACTGCACTACTAGGGCGATATGTGACAAGTGCCAAGGCCCACATCTCACTATGCTGCATGGAGCGCCTAGCTACAGGAAGAAGTTTCCCAATCAGCAACGGAATGCCCGGGGACCGCCAGATTCTTCAAGGTTTGTCTGTATCAGTCAAGATGCCCGTGTTTCTGCCTCTGGATCAGCATTCGCGACGACCAACAAGTCAGACAGACCAGTCAGAGCTACCATGATTGTTCCGGTCAGAGTTTCGACGAAGGAGAATCCCACGGTAGAGCATACGACATACGCGCTGCTTGACACCATGTCTTGCATCTCCTTCGTTACTGAATCTTTGAGTGACAAGCTGAACACTCATTCCGAGCCAGCGTCATTGAGGCTGAACACTATGACTTCTCAGAACACTCATATCGAATGTCAGAGAGTGACCGGATTGTGTGTCAAGGCCCTCAACTCCAATGTTTCCCACAACATGAAAACGCTCTACACGACGGACCATCTCACCAATGACACTGAGAACATACCAACATCAGAGACTGCTCGTAACATCAAGCATTTGAGTCATATTGCCAGCGAGATTCCCCCGTTGCTCGAAGGCTGCACTCCCGGGTTGTTGATTGGCTACGATCATGCAGAGCTATTCATGCCAGAGAGAGTCATCAAGGGAGACCCATACGCCGTGCTCACACCGTTGGGTTGGACGATACTGGGACAAGTGTCGCCAAAACAGTCTGTCCATGACGTGATGCACGTGTCTCTAACAGAACAGTATTGTCTCAGCGAGTACGAAG ATGTCGTCGTGCTACGTGACGAAGCCGTATGCAGAGCAGATTGGCCTCTTGGACTCGTGACGGAGGTTCGCCCCAGCGACGATGGACTCGTGCGAACCTGCAAGCTGAAGACTGTCAAGGTCACCTCGAAGACGAgccattccactttctactacTGGCGCCCCATCTCTAAGCTGACCGTGCTGGTGAAGGCAGACCCGGACACTCAATGA